The DNA sequence TGAAATTAGGGGTGATCGATGCACCGCTACGCTTACTGTACAATGAGCTCGGCATCGTCATCGGTTTGACGGATTCGTTTATCGTTTATATGGTTTTGGCGCTTGCCACAAGCTTGTATACGATCGACCCGTCGTTGTACAAGGCGGCGTCCATTCTCGGCGGGTCGCGGTTGCGGGCGTTTTTTGACATTACGCTTCCGCTTAGCCTCCCAGGGATCGTCGCCGGGACGACGCTCGTGTTCAGTTTGTCGATGAGTGCGTTTGTCACACCGGCGCTCATGGGCGGGACATCGGTGAAGGTGCTCCCCGTCATCGCGTACGAGACGATCATGACGACGCTGAACTGGCCGCTCGGGGCGGCAATTTCGTTCATGCTGTTGTTTTTTACAGTATTACTCGTCAATGTCTTTACACGGCTGGTGGAAAGAAAGCGATATAGAGAGGTGTTTTCATCGTGAGCAGGCGTTTCTCGTTACTCGGTTTCGTCACTTGCTGTGTCCTGTTGTTCGTCACGGCGCCGTTCATCGTCATTATTCCGAGCTCGCTAACGGCGGCGAATTATTTATCGTTTCCGCCTGAAGGGTTGTCGTTGAAATGGTACGCCAAAATTGCCGAGCGTCGCGAGTTTATCGACTCATTTATTTTTAGCCTGCAGCTCGCGACAGTAACGGCTGTCCTCGCGACGATCGTCGGGACGCTTGCTGCACTGTCGCTGGCGAAGTTTCGCTTTCCGGGGAGGCAGGCAATCAATACGCTACTGCTGTCGCCACTGACGATCCCAGCGCTCATTATCGGGATTGCCGCCTTGCAGTTTTTTACGCGCTTCGGCCTTGCGGGGACGTTTTTTGGCTTGCTCGCGGCGCACGTGCTCATTTCTATTCCTTACGTCGTCAGACTCGTACTGACTGGATTAAGTACGTTTGACTATACGCTAGAGCGGGCGGCTTACATTTTAGGTGCGAAACCGGTGCACGTCTTTTGGCACATTACACTGCCTCTGTTGAAACCGGCGATCGTGTCAGGATTAATTTTTTCGTTCCTGACATCGTTTGACAATGTCACTGTGTCCCTATTTCTCATCTCTCCGGAAAACACGACGCTGCCGCTCGCGATATTCAGCTACATGCAAGAAACGCTCGATCCTTTAGTCGCCTCCGTTTCGTCGATCGTTATTTTACTCAGTTTCGCGTTTATCATTTTGCTCGAAAAAGTGTACGGGTTGGATCGCTTATTTGGCCTGAATACGCAATCCCATTAGTAGAAAGGTATGCATACGATGTCCGTTTTTACACTTGCCGCTCAGTCCTATATGCCGGAATTCATGCGGTTGCTTAAGGAAAGCGTCAATCATGATTCACCGTCGACGAGTAAAACACATAACGATCGCATGGCCGATTGGCACACCCGTCATTTTCTGCGCATCGTCGGAGGGGAGGTGCGGCGGCAAGAGAATGCAACATACGGTGACCAACTGTGCTGCGAAATTGGGAACGGTCCGAAGACGGTGTTATTGGCGGGTCACTACGACACGGTGTGGCCCGTCGGAGAGGTATCCAAGCGCCCGTTTACCATTT is a window from the Numidum massiliense genome containing:
- a CDS encoding ABC transporter permease; this encodes MAKRKTSGKRHPAYAALLLLVPSLIVMIGVFVLPLFFMFLQSFQNYDETFTLQNYLLFVQDPFYLEILWRTIRVSLWTVLTCLVLAFPVALFMSKVSGRLRGVVTFLIISPHLVSVVIRNFGWMTLLGEKGWINETLLKLGVIDAPLRLLYNELGIVIGLTDSFIVYMVLALATSLYTIDPSLYKAASILGGSRLRAFFDITLPLSLPGIVAGTTLVFSLSMSAFVTPALMGGTSVKVLPVIAYETIMTTLNWPLGAAISFMLLFFTVLLVNVFTRLVERKRYREVFSS
- a CDS encoding ABC transporter permease; protein product: MSRRFSLLGFVTCCVLLFVTAPFIVIIPSSLTAANYLSFPPEGLSLKWYAKIAERREFIDSFIFSLQLATVTAVLATIVGTLAALSLAKFRFPGRQAINTLLLSPLTIPALIIGIAALQFFTRFGLAGTFFGLLAAHVLISIPYVVRLVLTGLSTFDYTLERAAYILGAKPVHVFWHITLPLLKPAIVSGLIFSFLTSFDNVTVSLFLISPENTTLPLAIFSYMQETLDPLVASVSSIVILLSFAFIILLEKVYGLDRLFGLNTQSH